A stretch of the Marivirga tractuosa DSM 4126 genome encodes the following:
- a CDS encoding DUF5074 domain-containing protein yields the protein MTKNYSILINFILALFIFSSCEETEDVALKTAGVYIYHEGGFGSNNATIGNYDPESYDYNPSLYRGQNSNFIGDVQQNILVDNSNDRIYSVLNGSNSIDLMTTNLKSEAKISFAELDKPRDIAVLGDIAFIANWGPYKQNFALTNSEIFVVNLTTNKLIDRIETQEYPEHLFIKNNKLVVSHASFDGSISEISIINLDNLQIEETLEVPSGPQEIIEDDNGNVWVICTSGNLLQLNTSLTGIANQIELDNSVLGDIDSHEDAIYFYSNSEILFLNISDNSISSTGIEVEIQTPYAFAVDPVSGDFYLGDALDFSSEGLVIRYDAEGELLDTFESGIAPTQFSFNIERDR from the coding sequence ATGACAAAGAACTATTCAATTTTAATCAACTTTATTCTTGCATTGTTTATTTTCTCATCCTGTGAAGAAACTGAAGATGTAGCACTAAAAACAGCGGGTGTCTACATCTACCATGAAGGAGGATTTGGCAGTAATAATGCTACCATTGGCAATTATGATCCTGAATCCTATGATTATAATCCGTCACTTTACAGGGGGCAAAACAGTAACTTCATTGGGGATGTGCAACAAAACATTTTGGTAGATAATAGTAATGATAGAATCTACAGTGTGCTAAATGGAAGTAATTCGATTGATTTAATGACTACAAATTTGAAATCTGAAGCTAAAATCAGCTTCGCTGAATTGGATAAACCAAGAGATATTGCCGTACTGGGTGATATCGCCTTTATTGCAAACTGGGGACCTTACAAACAAAATTTTGCTTTGACAAATAGTGAAATTTTCGTTGTGAATTTAACCACAAACAAATTAATAGATCGAATTGAAACTCAGGAGTACCCTGAACATCTTTTTATCAAAAACAATAAACTTGTAGTAAGCCACGCATCTTTTGATGGAAGTATTAGCGAAATATCCATTATCAACCTTGATAATTTACAAATAGAAGAAACTCTTGAGGTTCCAAGCGGGCCACAGGAAATAATAGAAGACGATAACGGTAATGTTTGGGTGATTTGTACTAGTGGGAATTTGCTGCAATTAAATACATCTTTAACAGGCATCGCAAACCAAATAGAACTGGACAATTCAGTATTAGGTGATATTGATTCACATGAAGATGCCATCTATTTTTATTCAAATAGTGAAATTTTGTTTTTAAATATTTCAGATAACAGTATTAGCTCAACAGGTATTGAAGTGGAAATACAAACTCCCTATGCTTTTGCTGTTGATCCGGTTTCAGGCGACTTTTATCTAGGAGACGCACTGGATTTCTCTAGTGAAGGCCTGGTAATTCGATATGATGCAGAGGGAGAACTGCTGGATACATTTGAATCTGGCATTGCTCCTACTCAATTTTCTTTTAACATCGAAAGAGATAGATGA
- a CDS encoding acyl-CoA thioesterase gives MIVTKGNKADNAITKVTKAVFPNTTNHYDTLFGGTALQWMDEVAFITATRYSRQKMVTVSSDKIDFNKAIPAGTIVELVGQIEKVGNTSLEVRVDVFTEEMYSDHREKSISGRFTMVAIDEHKKPILIT, from the coding sequence ATGATTGTAACTAAAGGAAATAAGGCAGATAACGCCATTACAAAAGTAACCAAGGCAGTTTTTCCCAATACAACTAATCATTATGATACGCTATTTGGAGGAACTGCCCTCCAATGGATGGACGAGGTGGCTTTTATAACCGCCACGCGCTATTCCAGGCAGAAAATGGTAACGGTAAGCAGTGATAAAATTGATTTCAATAAAGCCATTCCTGCTGGAACAATAGTAGAATTAGTTGGTCAAATAGAAAAAGTCGGAAATACTAGTTTAGAGGTCAGAGTGGATGTTTTTACCGAAGAAATGTATTCTGATCACCGAGAAAAATCAATCTCAGGCCGGTTTACTATGGTAGCAATTGATGAACATAAGAAACCGATTTTAATCACATGA